The sequence CAGAAATGGGAGCAGGGGAACCCGAAACGCAACGGCCTTTTCTCTTGGGGGGCCCGATCCGAAAACATGTCATTTTTCTCATGAAAATGTCAAACTGGAGGGGGTGGAATTCTTTCTCCACAATCCAGAAAGTTCACATTGGCTCGAACACGGAAGTCCAAGGAAAGGGATTTgggaaattgggagggggggtgtcaTATAACTCTTCGATAGGCTTTTTTGCCTTCTGCCTGGTTTAAACTTGCCTCCATTTTTTAACACCCCATTATGCAGAAGTTTGACTTTTCCAGAAAGGATGGGAGAAGGAACCAGTTATTTCTGATACCCGCGaaggggggggagacacacaaGCAACTTGGCAGGGCGTAACCTTGCAATATCGTGGAGGGCGATGCATGATGAAACGTCGTATAGCAAGCGAACGTTGTCTATCTTTTTTTCTAAGCTCGTGCATTAAAAGCAGGCAGTGTGGGGCGCGCGGATGTCTTTTGTAGGGGGGGGAGCTTGGCGTTGGGAAGCGATGGCGGGGTGTGTGTTATCGACTAGGGGCCTGCGTCGACGGGTGGCTGGCGGTCTCCGTTGCCTTCCCCTGGTCTGAGCTGATCCGGTGCAAACGCACCGACGACGCCCGCAAGTTGGCGGCGTCCGAGCAATCCTTGGGAAATGGCGGGCGCAGTTTGCCGAGGGAAAGGTCGGTGGGCTGGAGCTCCGAATCCGAGGAGCTGCACCGCCCCGGCTCGTCCGAGTCCCTCGCCGTGGACGCCGGGGCGCTGCTTCCGGGCACCGGCGCGCCTTGAGCCAGCCGCAAAGGCTCCTGCGAGTCGCTTCCTGTCTCTTTGGCCAGGATAGGAGGGCTGGGCTTCCGGCCTTTGATGACGCTCACTTGGGAGGGCTGGACAGTCGCTTTTGCGGAAGGACTGACAATGAGGCTGTTGGGCCTGGCGGGGCCCTCCCCACTGGGGCCCTGCAGGGGCGGCCGCACGGCTTCTCCCACCCGGAGCGCGTCCACTTCTGGTTTCTCCTCTTGCGCCCTccggtaggaggaggaggaagcggcaCGATCCTCGTAACCCACGGTGACGACGATGATGTCGGAGTCGGCCTCGGGTTTGGTCGACCGCTCTTCAGCGGTCTTCTTCTCCGACGAAGGGGGCTCCGGTTCATCCAACTTCTTCCGGGGTCGGCCACGCTTCCTCCTCACCGTCGCCTCCTCGGATGTATCCGCCGGCCGCTTGCTGGGGGCCTTGGCTTTCTGTGGCTCGCAGGGACTCCGCCCAGCTTCGCACCCATTCACCCCTCCGGCGCTAGGCAGACTCTTGAACTTCGGCGGGATCTCAGCCCGGGGGGGCATCGCCACGTTGATGACTGGCATCATGTTGATGACCGGGACGGCACCCTGTTGGCCCACCAGGCCGGGGGGCGCATTCACTGCCGGGGCCAGCAGAGCGGAGGAGGCCGGGCTCACCGAGAGAGCCATTTTGACCGTCCCCCCGATGGGTGCGGGCGTCAGTTTGGGCGCCAAGACAGGGGGAGAGGCGTGCATGGCCGCAGCTCCCGGGGCCACCACCAAACGGTCCCCGGGCTGGACCCGGACCCGGGGCAGCAGCAAGGGCAGGCGGGCCACTAAGGCGTTGACCTGCGGGCGGCTGGCTGGCTTGGCAGGGGCGTCCGTGGCCTTCTTTGCCTCGCTCCGCGGCGCTGCAGCCATGGGCTTGGGGGCGTTTTCGGTTTTGGCCTGAAAGGCAAGGAGGAGAAAGGTGAGAGGAGAAGTAGCACTAGCGTGAGGCGCCAGCGTGACTTGGCCCTCAGGCCTTGCAGTGTATGTGATGAGGACAAGGCACAGGCTGCTTCCTTGGGAGGCAGGGCAGCCTGCGCCTCCTGGCTCCGAGCACACAGCCCTACCTTCACGCTCTGGCTCAGAGCACATCCCAGCATAGcttcaggctacaaaatcaggcgAGGGCCCTTTAACAGTCCAGTCAGCTCCTACCGGAGGGAGTGGAGCTCCCTACACTACAGGCCAGGGCAGAATTCATGAGGCCTCggttggctttagctccctgctgagacaacatcctcctatagTTCTCCACGTAGGAGAGAGTTTCAGCCAGCAGGACCCAATTAGAGCTACCCAAGGTATCGTTTTCTTGTTTTAAGATTGCCTGACATACGTTGTCTACTTTGGACTATACCTGCCTAATATGACCTTGCCCTCTGCAAGCTGACTCCGCTCCCCGGCTTTTACCTGCCTGGATCTGAGTGCCGCCCCATGCTATTGCTGTCCCCTGCGAGCCTCCAGTAACTGCGGAATGGGGCACTGTGGCCCTCGGCAACACACAAGGAGTCAGGGTCGCGCAGAGCGATAAAATGCACCAAATCATCAGGGTCCACAGCAGAAGAGGGGTTTGTacccctccaattatggaatgaccttcCCAACGGGGCCTTGCCtagcgccaacactgatttcGTTTCaggcctggtcaagacttttcccttttcccaggcatttagcatcccagagtgcaggacacggaataatgggctcaagttacaggaagccagattccgggtggatgtcaggaaaaacttcctgactattagagcagtacgacaatggaaccagttatctagggaggttgtgggctctcccacactcgaggccttcaagaggcagccggacaaccctctgtcagggatgctttagggtggattcctgcattgagcagggggttggactcgatggccttagaggccccttccaactctactattctaggattctatgactgttagacctagggaggttgtgggctcttccacactcgaggccttcaagaggcagctggacaaccatctgtcagggatgctttagggtggattcctgcattgagcagggggttggacttgatggccttgtaggccccttccaactctactattctacaattctatgagctttactgatcccagatttatttttaaaactgtttagtcgttttaaatgtatgtttctgtgtctGTTGTATGTTCttgtagtttaaaattttgtatattgtttttaagtgttttaatattaatgtaaactacccagagggCTATGGAatggaatacaaatgtaaataataataataataataataataataataataataataataataataataataataataataattaaaaaaaaaacctaagcagGAAGCCTGAACACTTTTGGTTCtgtgtcccctcccctcctcagcaCTCCCCCAGCTTGGCTCCTCCCTTAATTCATCGCACGGATTTCACCGCCACAAAACGTGGCGATGTGTCCGCCAGCATGTGCAGTTCGCCACGATGTGCCATCGCAGAGATCCAGTAGCTTAAGTGTCTTTAACAGGGGGAtagacaaattcaaggaggcagaagaggaagtcTATTGGCCACGGAGCTTCCCTATTCGGACGCAGTGTACCTGTGAATGCCAATGGTTATGACGCATCGAGGGGGGACAATTTTGTTCATGCCCTGCTGATGGGGCATCCGGTTGACTGCTGTGGGACGCAAGATGGTGGGCGTTTAAGCCAACCCAGCAGGCCTCTTCCTGCATTTTTATGGCTCTCTCCACGTTTGCACCTCTGGGGACAGCAGTGGACTTCTCGTGGTTTCTACGTGGCCGGTGTCAGAATGGCATCCGTTCCCCTTTTAAGTACTTTCTTGTtaccatgttcatagaatcatagaataaggccatcgagtccaaccccctgctcagtgcaggaattcaccttcaagcatccccgagagatggctgtccagctgcctcttgaaggcctctagtgtgggagagaccaccacctccatAGGCAATGGGTTCTGTTGTCATCCCattctaacaggcaggaagtttttcctgatgtccagccggaatccggcttcctgtcacttgagcccgttattccgtgtcctgcactctgggaggatggagaagagatcctggccctcctctgtgtgacaaccttttaagtatttgaagagggctctcatgtctcccctcaatcttctcttctccaggctaaacaggcccagttctttcagtctctcttcatagggctttgtttccagacccctgatcatcctggttgccctcctctgcacacgctccagcttgtctgcatccctcttgaattgcggagcccagaactggacgcaatactctagatgaggcctaaccagggccgaatagagaggaaccagtacctcaagtgatttggaagctatacttctattaatcatTTCTATGCCGCCTCTCTGTCGAGGTGATTTACAATGTTTAAATGAAGAGAAATGGGACCGCAAAACGGAGTGGGAGTCTTCTCGTCTCATCCCTGGGGCCAGAAGCAAGGACTGGACCAGAGCCCCTTCCATTTCTCAATTTTACTGCAATCCCTACACcatgaaaatcatagaatagtcgagttggaaggggcctataaggccatccagtccaaccccctgctcaaggcaggaatccatcttCTCTGCCCTGCTGATTCCTCCCTCCCCTGGGGCGATCTCTTACCGGAGGCTGTGTTTTGGATGTATTCTCCGGTGTTTCTGGCTCAACCTTTTTTGCGGTTTGAGGGGCCCGTTTTTCCCTGTGGCTCTCCGCAGTCTCTACGAGGAGAAAGACCGAGTCAAGAAATCATATTGAAGCACCCGGTTAGACAGTTGTGGCATGTACAAAACGACGGGGAAGAGGgaatcccgggggtggggggaggggggcggataCGAGGTTTGATCGCAAGGCGGAAATGTTTCCAAATTGAAAGCTCTCCTTCTCCCAGAAATCCATGTTCTCTTACCCAGTTCCCCAAATCCCGCCCGACGCGTAACCCTGCTGGGGCGGAGAAAAACGCCTGGAATCTCGAACTCGAGACTGCCATACTGCGGTGcgtgtgacacccccccccccagttatctatttaattttatattaaatTAAATACGCCCTGGAGAAGCAGTTTACATCATCGGCATCATTCAAATAAAAACGCAAAACGTTCAAGACGACGACGACCCGAACGATAAAACGTTGAAAACATATCAAAATACGAAAACATGAAAAGAAATCAGAAGAGGCAGCAAAATTAAGAAATCAAGAGAAACAGATTCAAAGGTGGATCTGCTGGAAGGAATGCTGAACAGAAAACCCCAAAGTCAACGGGCTAGAAGAAAGGATGGTTTTAATACAATCAAAGAACttcaattttaatttaagtttttaagttttgtgaaccgcccagagagctccggctatggagcggtatagaaatgtaataaataaataaataaataaaataataagagttCTTTTATCGTATTAAAAAGAATCCTTTTTTTTTCTGCGCTTCGGCCTTTGGCTTTTGGGGGgcatttctcccttttttggCTTGGCCTGACATCTAAATGTATACGGCGTCCTTCCTCAATTAGGTGCTCTCTGGATGtgcttgactacaactcccataatcccacagccagctatgctggctgtgggattatgggagttgtagtcaaacacatccgCAGGTCACCCAATTGGTGAAGGATGTTTGTACACAGTGGGGAGACGCCAGGCGGATCGCCCtgggaaggccattccacagccaggggccaccaccaaaaaggctctttCCCCGGTAGCCGCCGCTCATGCCCTCGTGCTCGGAGGCGCTCGGAGCAAAGCCTCCAAAGCCCATTTTGGCTTCCCCGCCGGCGGACACGTGCATCCCGACCACCTTTACGGAACGCGTAAAGGAAGACAGGCGGTGGGGCCCACACACCTGAGACCACCATGGCCATGACGAGATCGGCGTGCGCCGAACGAGAGCTGATGATATGCTGCTGGATCAAGAACTGCGCCACCTCCAGAATGTTGTTGAAGGACCGCTTGAGTATCTTCTCGGCCCAGTCGCAGGTCAAGGCGCAGGCCGCGTCCATCACTTCGTCGTTGTAAGACTGGACCACTTCCACCCGCTCCGGCTGCAGCACAGGGAGAAGCCGGGGAGTTGGGAATCAACACCACACCCGCCTTGGCACAATTTCCCCATTGCTCAATCTTTGTggccttcatcatcatcatcatcatcatctcatatcATCGAATAACAGagctggaaagggcctacaaggccatcgagtccaaccccctgctcaatgcaggaatccaccctaaagcatccctgacagatggttgtccagctgcctcttgaaggcctctagggtgggagagcccacaacctccctaggtaacggattccattgtcgtactgctctggaGAGAACGGGCCTTGCCTCAGTCATCCACGCACTTGTcgtgtccaggctggactactgtaatgcactgtacgtggggctgcccttgaagacggctcagaaacttcagctggtgcagaaagcGGCCGCCTGAGTACTGTTGGGGGCGAGGCAATCTGACCACATCACGCCTCTAGTGCGccagtatgtttccaagcccaattcgaagtgctggttttaatctttaaagccctaagcggtttgggaccaagctacttgaaggTCCACCTTTACCCGCACTTCAGGATCCAAAAGAGAGCCCCTTCTCACCTacccaccagtgagagaaattaggtgggtctccacacggggcagggccttctcagcagcggCCCCAAGCCTGTGGAACGAACTACCGCTGGTGGTCCGCCATGCgccatccttacaggcttttaagaaggccttaaaaatgttttattttactatggccttctcataaacGAATGCTGTTTTGCTGCTGCCGCCCTATGGGTAGTTTTGACTGTTCGCTTTTATTGGGTTTTTAacgtttatactgttttatgtatggttgtaagccgccttgggagacCGTACAAGAGACCGCAGATCAGCTCTGTGGGTCTTACCGTCTCGGTTTCTTTAAGATCCAGGCTGGGAAGAGGAGGCATGTGGACCACCGTTTTCCTCCGTATCCCGCTGTAGCAATATGTTGGGGGAAGGGTTAAGGAGACCATCCAAAAACTCCAGTAACTTCCCGGGTGCTAAATGCAATTTTGGGCACCAAAGCCGTGGTCTAACAGCAACGAAAGGAGGTTAGCATAGGCACCAACGTTAACAGAGTCTCACCTTTGGAGTTTTTAAGTTTGTAAAGTCCTTGGGGCAGACAGCGGCCCTCCGTAAAACGCCACACTTTATTCCTGCCTCTGAATAATGTCTTAAACTTCTAAAGAGGAGCTGAAGCTCAATCCCTCTGAGAATGCACAAAAGCTCATTCCGTGTATCCCCTAGATATGGAAGCATTCAatattagcattattattttgtacAGGTAGGGTCTGGGtgacagaatcacagaattgcagtgttggaagggtcccttaaggccatcaagtccaccccgctgctcaatgcaggaatccacctcaaagcatttctgacagatggctgtccagctgcctcttgaaggcctctagggtgagagagcccaccacctccctaggtcattggatcTTGGCATTGAGGGCTAGCCACGGGttcaaattcatctctaccttgaCGCTACCTCTCATATAAAAAGGTACTCCCACACCAAACTTTCAAACGCCTCCCGTTTGGGCTGATAACTAGCAGGACAACTAGGATGGGATAACATGGGCTTTTCTATTCACAAGATGGGTATCCTAAGTAATCTATCGTAATTGCATATTAGCTCCGTGTCTGCAGCCTAACACAGTACAGCACATCCTGCCATTGAACCCGGCTGAAGGGGGTTGGAAGGGGGGCACGAGGAGAAGATCTTTCAAATGATATTCGTTTTAAATGTGTCTGTTTTAAATATACAGTCATTCTTCTCCTTTCTCCTAACTGTGACCTTCCGGCCTGCCCAATCTCGGCTTCACGTGTGGAAGGATATTTCGACTGCCCGCGTCCGCCCAGTCTCCTCGCCTTGATGTTCGGGAAGATCTCCCGGATGATCTTACCGAAATTCGCGGCGCTCAGAGAGCGTCTGCAGAGGTCATCGCAGTactgcctgccggaggagacaaaAAGGCCTGCGTTTACGCGTTTAGGATGAGTCAAAATGCCTCCGCAGGCAATAGGTacagccttccctggactgtaccatctcaggctgggggggggggagatcacgtgACTGGCTGCTCCCCTTCTGCATAAAGCCAGTGGTTTCTGGGAGGAAGGTTCTGGACAAACAGCTCCCGTTGGGCTCCCAGCATTTCTTCCCAACCCAAGCAGGAACTTACTTGTAGGCATCGTACACGTCTTGTTTGGGCAGGCAGGTGTCCGGGTACTCTTCCAGGTGATTCCGGATCCAGGTGCAGGCGTGCATGTGTTCAACCGAGCCCAGGGATGTGAGGTCCAAGCTAGCGCAGCCGAGAAGAGAATGGTTATGTCTGGAACGCCGTTCAAGGTGTCTAATTTGAGGCATTCCTCTGCCACAATAGGCGCTGTTGCCCGGTGCATCCCTGCATCCTTCCAACCCGAGTCTGCCTCAGGAGCTGTGAGGACTAGTAACTTGAAACAAAACTGCAAGTAAAACTTGGGACTGGGATACCTGAGAGGGCGCCGTCTCCCTTACCGTCCTGCCTGCTCACTGCGGTCATCGGAGGATGTGCTCCTGccggttccacatggacctatggcccgatggGAActcaccaagagaagagcctttagtgtggtggcccccctcctatggaattctggaacccaccaggggaagagcctttagtgtggtgccccctcccccctatgAAATTCTGGGACccaccagaagagcctttagtgtggtggcctcccCCCTATGAAATTCTGGGACccaccagaagagcctttagtgtggtgccccctcccccctatgAAATTCTGGGACccaccagaagagcctttagtgtggtgccccctcccccctatgAAATTCTGGgacccaccaggggaagagcctttagtgtggtgcccccccctaTGAAATTCTGGGACccaccagaagagcctttagtgtggtggcccccgtcCTATGGAATTCTGGGAcccccaggagaagagcctttagtgtggtgccccctcccccctatgAAATTCTGGgacccaccaggggaagagcctttagtgtggtgcccccccctaTGAAATTCTGGGACccaccagaagagcctttagtgtggtggcctcccCCCTATGAAATTCTGGgacccaccaggggaagagcctttagtgtggtggcctcccCCCTATGAAATTCTGGgacccaccaggggaagagcctttatgGAATGACCTTCCTctagagatcaggcaggcactaaCACTAGGCTGCTCCCAGCACCTCCTgtaaacaactctgtttcgagaagtcgtcttcaactgactagccacGGTTGTCTTCAACTGACTACCCGCGCCATTAATGGGCTCCGTCGGTTTCATACAATACAGGAAAAAGTACGTTTCCACCTTAGCCGGGGATGACAAACCCCCATCTGCTAGACACAACACTGCAACCACTCACTTTTTCTCTGCTGAACTTGGACCGGAAGGCAGCTGGAGGTAGAGATAAAGTTTGGCATGATCAGAAAATCTCTGGACAACTTGCTGTTGTTGCagaccaaaaagagagagagagagagagagagagatgtacgcAAACGTCAATAAGAATCTAAATGACGAGGTTGATTCTCAAATTGAAAAACTGAGTTAACAGCGCCCAGTGGATGACCAGggagcacatagaatcatagaatagaatcatagaatagcagagttggaaaaggcctacaaggccattgagtccaatcccctgctcaatgcaggaatccaccctaaagcatccctgacagagggttgtccacctGTGGACATGATCACATCTCTTGAAAGATTTTAAAAggacccttgctggatcagaccaagggtccatctagtccagcactctgttcacacagaggccgaccagccatcggccagggatgaacaagcaggacatggtgcaacagcaccctcccacccatgttccccagcaaatagtgcacacaggcttactgcctcggatgctggagatagcacacaaccatcagggctaccgtatttcttcgattctaagacacactttcccccccatataaatatctctaaaaacggggcgcgtcttagaatcgcgggtgcgtttattatttcttagaatcaaagcttttttcctgttggtggtactgaaactagtgtgcgtcttacgatcgatggtgtcttagaatcaaagaaatacgggtagtagccatggatgaccttcgcctccaggaatttatccaaccctctttgaaagccatccaaattgggggccatcactacatcttgtggcagcgagttccatcatttaactcggCACgcggtgaagaagtccttccttttctttgtcctggatctcccacccatcaacttcatgagatgacccatttgggttctagtattttgagagagggagaaaaatgtcctccTCTCCGCATTCTCCCCACccggcatgattttgtacacctctatcatgtctccccttagcttccttttcccccaagcttaTCTATCCTTATCAATCCACTCACCAGTATGCAGTCGACTTTGCTCTGGACAGACTTCCTGTGAGAAACACAAGAAGAAATGAATGTATTACTTGCTTTGAAGTTCATCCCCGAACGCTCTTCTTACGGGACAGAGACCTGCCCCTATGCCCgtccctgcctccttccccatggCAGGCGAGAGGATTCCCAGAATCCTTTCCACCCTGTCCGCCCCGCAGAACGTCTGAGACAGAAAGAGGAGATGAAAGCCgggaaagggggaaggaacaGCGCAGGAAAGAAGAGAATCAGGAAGGGTATCCCTTACGAGATGGCGCCTTTCAGTTTCTGCAGTAAGGTACTCggctctgtggggctgccctgtGCCTCCGCCTCCAAGGTTTCGCCCCCGTTTTCCACGAGTTTCACGAACAGTTCGTTGTCCTCTGCCATGACATCCGGTTCCTTGGTTCAAAGCGAGAAACACGCCACACTCTTGATTTCTTTTCATTTAtcgcatttgtataccgcccccatagccgaagctctccgggcggatTACAGAAATCAAAACcgttcaaaatctaaaacaaccAGCATAAaagcgtaatataaaatacaacataaagacacaccaccaggataaaaccgagcagcaatgcagaaattcatGCAGGTTTAAAACCCAAAGTTAAAAgcaccaaagttaaaattaagttgctcggctgttaaaatgctgagagaataaaaaggtcttcgcctggcgtctaaaagagtatagtgtaggtgccaggcgaacctccttagggaactcattccactgccagggtaccacaacagagaaggccctgctcctggtagccacctgcctcacttcctttggcaggggctcacagagaaggacccctgaggatgaccttagggtccgggcaggtccatatgggaggaggcgttccttcagatagcctggccccaagctgtttagggctttaaatgttaataccagcacttttgaGTTGGGCCAAGACCTgaactggcaaccaatgaaagTCCACACGTGGGCAACCCCCCCGGGCCGCAAGCTGCATGTGGTCCTCGGAGAACCCTTCGACGAACACTCTCCCTGAATCCAAATATGAAACCAGACCtcattctcatagaatcatagaatagcagagttggaaggggcctacaaggccatcgagtccaaccccctgctcaatgcaggaatccaccctaaagcatccctgacagatggttgtcaagctgcctcttgaaggcctctagtgtgggagagcccacaacctccctaggtcactgattccattgtcgtcctgctctaacagtcaggaagtttttcctgatgtccagctggaatctggcttcctttaacttgagcccgttattccatgtcctgcactctgggaggatcgagaagagatcccggccctcctctgtatccTGCAAGGGAGGTCAAAAGTGGCGTCTAAACACACCTCTTACAGGTTGGGAGAAGAGATATGGTAATAAAGTCCCGGACCATAATTCCTCACTCTCCCTAACCACTAGACTTCACTTCCCTCCCAGAGCCAAGGATGGAAGTGTTGTTTCCATCTTGCTccctttttattcatttttttagaAATGCAGGTGATAGATGCCACGAACATCTAAAAGCCAACCTTCTGCAACCTGATGTGTACACAGACCACTTGACAACTGCGTCCATCTCTCCGCAATAGATTTAATTGGTGATTTAAATCTGTAGGCTCCTTGGGGCAATGAGAATTATCCAATTCCACCACCCCATGTTACCCTTTAAACTACTATACATTGCTATGGAAAGAAATGAACACTAATATAGATTAAGTTCTGCACAGCTTATGCGAAACCCCAGCAGCTTCCCCCAAGCTCCTGACTACAAATCACATCATCCCCACAACCATTCTTCATGGTGCCTAAGGATGATGCATGCTGCACGTCAAACCTCCAACCATGCTAAGGTTGCCAACGTTTATATCTGCCAGTGCTCCTCAGCCTTTAACGACAGACTGCAAGTTGCCACCCGAATCTTATTTTTTATTACGTTGATTGTTCCAAAATGTTTTTCATCCTGCTGCTCAACcgacaatttattattatttatttatctgttaaaTTTACAGTGTGCCTTTCCATCCAAAATGCCACTCGGGGCCATTAAATCCACTTTTCAAAGTATGGTAAATTCCTTGGGGCAGACTTGGTATAGGCAGGGTGGGTGGTAGAATTGCACACAATgaaatttacctgggagtaagcgccgctgaactcaatggggctgatTTCTGAGTAGGCACATACCAGATTGCCCCTGCTAAAACGTTATAAAAAGTCGGCTTTTATTTTAAATCCCAACTTCCTGTGCTGAATCGAGTCGGAACTTCAACAAACGTTCCGTGTTTGAATccttgtaaacagcccagagcacttcagctatggggcggtatataaatgtaatcatcccCTGTGCCTGCGTTTTATTAACGGtgcaataaaatgtaaaatataaaataaaaatcagacctGTCAGCCGGCTGGATTTGTCGCTGCTCAGGGGCTGTATTCCTTCCTGTTTTGCAAAAGAAATGAGAGAAAAGATTGAATTCATGGGTTGCAACTCCAACTTGATTTCCCTCTGCGAGGCCCAGCTGAGTTCTTA comes from Elgaria multicarinata webbii isolate HBS135686 ecotype San Diego chromosome 21, rElgMul1.1.pri, whole genome shotgun sequence and encodes:
- the RFX5 gene encoding DNA-binding protein RFX5; the encoded protein is MAEDNELFVKLVENGGETLEAEAQGSPTEPSTLLQKLKGAISKSVQSKVDCILQVVQRFSDHAKLYLYLQLPSGPSSAEKNLDLTSLGSVEHMHACTWIRNHLEEYPDTCLPKQDVYDAYKQYCDDLCRRSLSAANFGKIIREIFPNIKARRLGGRGQSKYCYSGIRRKTVVHMPPLPSLDLKETETPERVEVVQSYNDEVMDAACALTCDWAEKILKRSFNNILEVAQFLIQQHIISSRSAHADLVMAMVVSETAESHREKRAPQTAKKVEPETPENTSKTQPPAKTENAPKPMAAAPRSEAKKATDAPAKPASRPQVNALVARLPLLLPRVRVQPGDRLVVAPGAAAMHASPPVLAPKLTPAPIGGTVKMALSVSPASSALLAPAVNAPPGLVGQQGAVPVINMMPVINVAMPPRAEIPPKFKSLPSAGGVNGCEAGRSPCEPQKAKAPSKRPADTSEEATVRRKRGRPRKKLDEPEPPSSEKKTAEERSTKPEADSDIIVVTVGYEDRAASSSSYRRAQEEKPEVDALRVGEAVRPPLQGPSGEGPARPNSLIVSPSAKATVQPSQVSVIKGRKPSPPILAKETGSDSQEPLRLAQGAPVPGSSAPASTARDSDEPGRCSSSDSELQPTDLSLGKLRPPFPKDCSDAANLRASSVRLHRISSDQGKATETASHPSTQAPSR